One Granulicella sp. 5B5 DNA window includes the following coding sequences:
- a CDS encoding prolyl oligopeptidase family serine peptidase, with protein MRPLAALAVLALSLPLAAQIPTPRPATTPQPPAYNGQNDVLLKRMDDLLWYQKIGDIADIDKSEYGGAPNPHVKNKKAPGATNPLIIHVYTFIPKNLDRTKKQPLIVYVHQGVHQSLDTTIDAHQVRELLLQGYTIVATDYRGSTGYGTGYYQDIDYGGLEVDDVYRGMQWMLQRYSFLDPKRVGIVGWSHGGLITLMNIFAHPHDFACAYAGVPVSDLVARMGYETPGYLQLYSAPYAIGESVHDDIAEYRKRSPVTHAAELDTPLLIHTNTNDEDVNYLEVEHLIQALTFEHKKFDYKIYQDAPGGHYFNRIDTPLAVESRHDIYVFLAKYLHPDNPPK; from the coding sequence TTGCGTCCCCTCGCCGCACTCGCCGTCCTAGCTCTATCTCTCCCTCTCGCCGCCCAAATTCCTACCCCGCGCCCCGCCACCACTCCACAACCTCCCGCCTACAACGGCCAGAACGACGTCCTCCTCAAGCGCATGGACGACCTCCTCTGGTACCAGAAGATCGGCGACATCGCCGACATCGACAAGTCCGAGTACGGCGGCGCCCCCAACCCCCACGTCAAAAACAAGAAAGCCCCCGGCGCGACGAACCCTCTCATCATCCACGTCTACACCTTCATCCCCAAAAACCTCGACCGCACCAAAAAGCAGCCACTCATCGTCTACGTCCACCAAGGCGTCCACCAGTCGCTCGACACCACCATCGACGCCCACCAGGTCCGCGAGCTCCTTCTCCAGGGCTACACCATCGTCGCCACCGACTATCGCGGCTCCACCGGCTACGGCACCGGCTACTACCAGGACATCGACTACGGCGGCCTCGAAGTCGACGACGTCTACCGCGGCATGCAGTGGATGCTCCAGCGTTACTCCTTCCTCGACCCCAAGCGCGTCGGCATCGTCGGCTGGAGCCACGGCGGCCTCATCACCCTCATGAACATCTTCGCCCACCCGCACGACTTCGCCTGCGCCTACGCCGGCGTCCCCGTCTCCGACCTCGTCGCCCGCATGGGCTATGAGACACCCGGCTACCTCCAGCTCTACTCCGCCCCTTACGCCATCGGCGAGTCCGTCCACGACGACATCGCCGAGTACCGCAAGCGCTCCCCCGTCACCCACGCCGCCGAGCTCGACACCCCGCTCCTCATCCACACCAACACCAACGACGAGGACGTCAACTATCTCGAAGTCGAGCACCTCATCCAGGCCCTCACCTTCGAGCACAAGAAGTTCGACTACAAAATCTACCAGGACGCCCCCGGCGGCCACTACTTCAACCGCATCGACACCCCTCTCGCCGTCGAATCACGACACGATATCTACGTCTTCCTCGCTAAATACCTCCACCCCGATAACCCGCCAAAATAG
- a CDS encoding PadR family transcriptional regulator: MKTQGLLSELELLILLTILHLGDEAYGVPISRELAKQRGHAVSLAGVYSTLDRLELAGLVASSLGEATPERGGRAKRYFRVTRGGLRAVHNTRRVLTQLWSNIPALNKEPA; the protein is encoded by the coding sequence ATGAAAACGCAAGGCCTCCTCAGCGAACTCGAGCTCCTCATCCTCCTCACCATCCTCCATCTCGGTGACGAGGCCTACGGCGTGCCCATCTCCCGCGAGCTCGCCAAGCAACGCGGCCATGCCGTCTCGCTCGCCGGCGTCTACTCCACACTCGACCGCCTCGAGCTCGCCGGCCTCGTCGCCTCTTCGCTCGGCGAAGCCACACCCGAGCGCGGCGGCCGCGCCAAGCGCTACTTCCGAGTCACCCGCGGCGGCCTCCGCGCCGTCCACAACACGCGCCGCGTCCTCACCCAGCTTTGGAGCAACATCCCCGCGCTCAACAAGGAGCCCGCATGA
- a CDS encoding rhomboid family intramembrane serine protease, whose translation MPDSVISEPAAQPTRQQRSPSPYTITYALIAINALVFLAMVASGVSFTSPTPQEVFNWGGDFGPATVGAHQWWRLLTSIFVHFGIIHIAFNMYVLYQIGPFIELVFGRARYLLIYFIAGLSGSVVSVWVHPQSVGAGASGAIFGLYGAVFGFLLIKRNVLNPAATQSIFRSAGIFVLYNIVYGSLSRTTDLSAHFGGLISGFLIGLLLVRPRTTIQ comes from the coding sequence ATGCCCGACAGCGTCATCTCCGAACCCGCTGCCCAGCCAACCCGCCAGCAGCGTTCGCCCAGCCCTTACACCATCACCTATGCGCTGATCGCCATCAACGCCCTGGTATTCCTCGCGATGGTCGCAAGCGGCGTCTCCTTCACCTCGCCCACGCCCCAGGAAGTATTTAACTGGGGCGGCGACTTCGGCCCCGCCACCGTCGGAGCGCACCAGTGGTGGCGTCTGCTTACCTCCATCTTCGTCCACTTCGGCATCATCCACATCGCCTTCAACATGTACGTCCTCTATCAAATCGGGCCGTTCATTGAACTCGTCTTCGGGCGCGCACGCTACCTGCTCATCTACTTCATCGCCGGCCTCTCCGGCAGCGTGGTCAGCGTCTGGGTCCACCCTCAGTCCGTCGGCGCAGGAGCCTCGGGTGCCATCTTCGGTCTCTACGGCGCCGTCTTCGGCTTCCTTCTCATCAAACGCAACGTACTCAACCCCGCCGCCACCCAAAGCATCTTCCGCTCCGCAGGAATCTTCGTCCTCTACAACATCGTCTATGGCTCCCTCAGCAGGACCACGGACCTCTCCGCCCACTTCGGCGGCCTCATCAGCGGATTCCTCATCGGGTTGCTGCTCGTGCGCCCACGCACCACGATCCAGTAA